The Candidatus Hydrogenedens sp. genome has a window encoding:
- a CDS encoding nucleoside transporter: MSEEKVIKATEALDLLYEFEREPVTDDKLQPGRYFAGLFAGEHVAGTEFVIGALFVSWGVNAYDIFVGLLLGNLMAVLTWTLICAPIAVRTRLTLYWFLRKVAGPVVTTIYNVLNAFLFCILAGCMITVSASAVRVPLGIPPQTEWIPTDFRFVLVVLVVGAVVVTLAILGFKRLSQFSVVCSPWMFLMFIAGAIALLPAAGVDIRNWNDFWQIATQKIWTGVRPDGKEPISFWHVAAFAWICNLAMHGGLSDMAIFRYAKSSAYGLFSAFGMFLGHYLAWICAGVMGAMAALLLQKSITELDSGAVATQALGFSGLIAVILAGWTTSNPTLYRAGLALQAVTPGWPRWLVTLLAGAGTTVIACSPFVFTKLLDFVGYYGLLLMPLGAVAFTEYWIFPKIGLTRYWTEKKRLAMNWPALLSWLISIAVAITLEKSGILHLFFLFVPVWVMTSVLYIVLSMFMGAR; the protein is encoded by the coding sequence TTGAGTGAAGAGAAAGTTATAAAAGCAACAGAAGCACTGGATTTGTTATACGAATTTGAGCGTGAACCTGTAACGGATGATAAACTTCAACCGGGTAGATACTTTGCTGGTTTATTTGCTGGTGAACATGTCGCAGGGACAGAATTTGTGATTGGTGCTTTGTTTGTGAGTTGGGGTGTTAATGCATACGATATTTTTGTAGGTCTATTACTTGGAAATTTGATGGCTGTATTGACATGGACTTTGATATGCGCCCCAATTGCTGTTAGAACGCGACTAACTTTATACTGGTTTTTACGAAAAGTTGCTGGTCCTGTGGTAACAACGATATATAATGTTCTCAATGCCTTTCTATTCTGTATATTAGCGGGGTGTATGATTACCGTATCTGCTTCCGCTGTTCGTGTTCCCTTAGGAATACCTCCCCAAACAGAATGGATACCTACAGATTTCCGATTTGTGCTGGTCGTTTTGGTAGTAGGTGCGGTTGTGGTGACTCTGGCGATATTGGGATTTAAACGACTATCCCAATTTTCTGTCGTATGTTCACCGTGGATGTTTTTGATGTTTATTGCAGGTGCTATTGCTTTATTACCTGCAGCCGGTGTTGATATTCGGAATTGGAATGATTTCTGGCAAATTGCTACACAGAAAATATGGACAGGGGTTCGTCCAGATGGAAAAGAACCCATCTCCTTTTGGCATGTAGCCGCCTTTGCGTGGATATGTAATCTGGCAATGCATGGAGGATTGTCCGACATGGCTATTTTCCGTTATGCCAAATCCTCCGCCTATGGCTTATTTTCGGCTTTTGGTATGTTTTTAGGTCATTACTTGGCGTGGATATGTGCGGGTGTGATGGGTGCTATGGCTGCTTTGCTACTACAAAAAAGTATTACTGAATTGGATTCCGGTGCCGTAGCAACACAAGCATTAGGTTTTTCGGGATTAATTGCTGTGATATTAGCAGGATGGACAACTTCAAATCCTACCTTATATCGTGCAGGATTAGCGTTACAGGCAGTTACTCCCGGTTGGCCGCGTTGGTTAGTAACTTTATTAGCAGGAGCAGGAACAACGGTTATAGCCTGTTCTCCTTTTGTATTTACAAAATTACTCGATTTTGTGGGTTATTATGGGCTACTCCTTATGCCCTTAGGGGCAGTAGCATTTACCGAATACTGGATATTCCCTAAAATCGGACTTACTCGTTACTGGACTGAGAAAAAACGGTTAGCAATGAATTGGCCTGCTCTATTGAGTTGGTTAATATCTATAGCCGTTGCTATTACTTTAGAAAAAAGTGGTATTTTACACTTGTTCTTTTTATTCGTCCCTGTTTGGGTCATGACATCTGTATTATATATAGTCCTTTCTATGTTTATGGGTGCTCG